aatttcgagaataaagtcgtgatatcataagaaaaaaagaagtacatGTATGGGAATAAACTTGTGATATTACGAGAACAAGGTCTTagttttacgagaaaaaaattgtcatattatgagaataaactcaTAATATGACGAgaataaagtcttttttaattCTTGTAGCTTTTCTCGTAAAACTACGACTTTATTCTAGTTATATAAcgagtttattctcataaaatgtattacattATTCTCGACGTCTCAAACAAAAGTTCCTCAATGTGGCCTTAAAGGCGGTCGTACGTAAAAATTTGTCTTAGTGAATTAAGAATTAGAATAGTTTAAAGTAGAGAATGGGTTAATTAACAAAATAGTCATACTTTGTGTGGTGAATAATGAACCGCGGGTTTCGTTAGGTGGCGGTGTTTATCTACTTTGACCTCCTCCACAGACCaacagtagaagaagaagatgcAGGATGATGGCTCCTGACAGCAGCGGCGGTGTAGCTTCGTGCGCTTGTAAAGGTATCAGGCGATGCCTCAGGTGTGAACAAGCGAAAGGAAAAGCACAGCTTGAGGCAAATCAACCACAGGTAAATataacaactaaaaactgcGTGTTACATCGTTTTTATCATAAGTAAACGGATGTAGTTGTTTGCTTGCGCCATCAAAATTAGCTACGGATGCCCTCACAGGACATTCCCTCCTGtgtcaaaaagttaaaaaatacttagttactgtattttttgtctttgttataGCATAATAACGTAGCTACATACAGCTTTTCTTGTTACAACAAGATACATTGTTATGGCTAATACATTCATTgttaacattatgtttttgtacacTTTGGTGAAAAGTAGCAAACTACATTTTAAGGTATTTGTACtttctttgagtttttacactttatgctactttataaaACAAggttactccactacatttcagatagagatattatactttttactccacGACACTGATGTCATAACTAGTTACTAACTCAGATAATTCATATAAATTTTAAACCaactaataaatatattattaatagtaTATTAAACattgttataaataaatataataaattataatgtattattatacaTTACACTACTCAGCAGTGCTTAAAGTTAGCTCCATCTTTACCTCGTGCAACATCAAAGCGATAAACACTTTAATGCATCAGTTGTAAAACAATAGATATCAATATGAAATGCAGTAGTGTaatgtaaaaaagtaataatactttgctACATtacttaagatttttttgggacTATGCTTTACatgaatttttatatttctgtcaactttctcTCCACTCCTCTACATTAGCTAAATAAGAAtgcatacttttactccactacatgtcCTCTAAGCATTTTGGTTACTTATTATAAAatgaggaaggaaggaggggatggatggatgacaaaaaaggaaagggaaggagggaaaaactaaacattgttttttggaataagttgtaaaaaaaaaaaaaaaaaaagagaagaaatagaTTTTCTTTGAGCGTGATaggctccatttttaaggtgatATATGTTACAAGGAAAtaagtttatgttttatgttttagaacTGACACCAGTAACATAAAGTGAAGTTTACttgggaattaaaaaaaaatattctttgggTCCACAAACTTAGTCTCCCGTTCATGTCTATGGAGCAgttccagactttatacccaACATCACAGGTCTGCGACTGACTTCTCTGGTGTCCGGCTTTGACAGAGAGCAGCTCACTTTCACAAATGTTCAAATATTCAGCTTTCCTAGACCACTGAAATAACAGTGTTGTTTGTAATTTAGGTTGTGTTCCCCTTAAAGTAAATACTCTGAGTCCTTCTTCCGCCATTGCACTTATCTCTGCTTGACTGGTCTTGGAATTGAAGTGCATATTTCATATTGTCAAATTGTGCTTCATCAGAAATAACAACATTGCTACGTTGAGAGTAGACCTAACTTTAAAATTACGTTATTTTTGTTCATGAAGGTCGTGCATCATTTCCTCTACGATCCTGAAACAAGGCTTGCTGTTCCCAAAGATGCAGAGGCTGCATCCTTCCCCTTTCCTGGTGTCTTCCTGTGGGAGAACTTCatatcagaggaggaggagaaacagctgATAAGCACGATGGACCAGGATGTGTGGAATGAGTCCCAGTCTGGTCGAAGGAAACAAGtatatgaaacacacaaacaacatgacctacattgtattttttagggTCATTCTTCCAATTACAAGACAATAAGGGCCTAAGGACaaaagtgtcatattttgacaatagCTTGTTTATTGGCCACAGTGTTACAAACCTGTCGTAATGGCTTTGGGCAATTAAACTTTGTAATACCTGTAGCCTTTTGTTAATTTTAGCACActgttaattttaaacatatcttttttaaaattatcattatcatcttATACTGTCATCAGGTATcgcattctttttatttttgttttattctaattGTCTGACTTTATATACCTCAGCGTGGTCTTTTGGGCACCTTGGTGCCAGCTTTGCCTGTCTGCTTCATTGATGGTTTTCATGTTGTTgggtttgctgtttgtttttcttgaaattacttttttttcaaaaagcactttataaactttattatcataatcattattattattatatggtTTTGCACCCATCCAACTCACTGCCCACCAATTGGGTGCAATACAAATTTAATTCCAGTGTAACTTTTGATAAGCAAGAACATCTGCACTCCTTCATAATTTACCTACTCTAATCTCTAAACCAAATAGACCCACAAAGGAGCTGTTGTCCAGCATGAGCCATGGTCAACCTTCGCTTCATTTAATTGGCTATCAAAATAAACACCAAACCTTTTACTCCCCAAACTAAAATTTAAACTCTAGCACAGGGTTCATTAACTGgatttgtgccatttttttttcaaagcagacaAAGTGAACCACTGCATGCAGTGTTTCTGCAAATTAGCCTGTAAATAAACTAATCAAGACTCGCATATTAGAGGTGGTTAAATTATCTTTTATAAAATTAATTCCATCTGAATTTTTTGGGGGTGTCAatataggaagaaaaaaactacTAGATATCCTAGACACTATAGGGcattttttctcctcatttaTTCTGAATTCATTAATATTCTGCAGATTATGGCAGGCCGGATGTGGCCTGTAGGCCACCAGTTGCCAATCGCTGATTGGACAACCGCATCTGTGATATCACTAACAGGATGGGTTGTTGATTCAGTGATACTGCCTGCACACATATTCTATCAGATAAGACAATGACTTCGAAGAAACCAAAATGTAACCtgtcatattttgtttctttagtgGAAGTAAAGCAATCTGCATTGTGAATTCCCCATTGTTATTGCTATTACAATATTCtgatcaaataaacaaaagtctTTTCTAATGTTGTTGCAGGACTTTGGCCCAAAAGTTAACTTCAAGAAAAGGAAAGTACGTGTCGGTGGCTTCAATGGACTGCCGGCTTTGAGTCAAAAACTAGTGCTCCGAATGCAGCAAGAGCCAAGTCTAGCGGGCTTTCAACCGGTGGAGCAGTGCAATCTGGATTACCATCCTCAGCGAGGCTCCGCCATCGACCCACACCTAGACGACTCGTGGCTGTGGGGGGAACGCCTGGTCACCATCAACATGTTGTCAAACACTACACTCACCATGTCCCTCGAGCGGGGTCTGCCGGAGTTGGGATTAGCAGAGGAAGTCCAAGTAGCTGTGCGTCTTCCTCGCAGATCTTTAGTGGTGCTATTCGGAGAGGCGCGGCACAGGTGGAAACATGCCATTCACAGACACGATGTCCAGGAGCGCAGAGTTTGCAGCACCTACAGAGAGCTGTCTGCAGAGTTCCTACCTGCAGGGCAGCAGGCAGAGCTGGGAGCTCAACTTTTAAGCATTTCTTTGAGCTTTAAAGGGACTCCAATATAGGATCATCTGATGATGCAGAGGAAGGCTGTGCTATCAGAGGAGGTCCAGACTTTTTGGGTGACTTGATAAATTAAATTCAGACATAAATTTCTATCAAATAGAACTATATAAATGTTGTTAGCTCATGTATTTTTGTTCAGAGCTTCAGACCTACTGTCCTTCATACATGCAGTTATTTATACCactcagagaaaaagaaaatattctgcaCTACTGATTTCATAAAATATACTACCagaattaactgattaaaaGTCTTGTCAACCaatcaaaaatgcatgaaaatggaATTAAAGCAAAACTTTGTTCCACAAAATTATCTTCAACAATCCTGTGTAACAATTGTCCTTGAGTGTCTTATCTGGTTTGATTTAATTGTTAATGGTTAAagtctttaaaactttttgcaGAATTCAGTCTTTACATCTctgtcttttaataaaaaatgtaatttccacacacttttttttaatattattattattattttttataaagaatGTGTACTTACGTTTCCTGCAGTTGTGACTGGAACTGAGGGGTCACAGATTTCATCCCAGCGTGTCCATGCATGGCCGTGCCTTCAGTGGTGATGTGAGGATGTGGCCACACAGGAGCCCTGCTGGCTCCAGCTCATCTGAGCTGCTGCAGTACAGAGAAGCATCATAAAGATTATAAAGAAGTGAAAGATTAGCCCCACTTTTAACAGTTGTTAAGTTAGAGTGGTGCTAACATTAATTTGTCAGTAATTATAATTCAGTAATACTAAAAAATTGAGAATGGCTGACTGTGGCTCCTCTCAAACACCCACCGATGATGTGACTGGTCAAATCACAAAAACTAGTCCTGATAGCCTATATAATACTCTGAATGGTCCATTATACATAATAAGTAATTTTACttatgcaggactttaacttgtaacaaagtatttATGTACAGTTTTAGGCCTATTGTTGCTAATCTGAATACTTTTTTGACCACAATTCACACTGATATAAGATTTCTCTTACATTggaatattttgacattgcactattgcaacatttaatttaataaaatatctgaatacttcttccattACTGCACAGACCCATCTGAGACTTGTTGCATTTCCtttagtatattttgatgctaatatttttgtgctttaacttaagattttgaatgcaggacttttacctgtaacaaagttacatttgtatatatgtatttgtacattacatttgtatacTTTTATAGGCCTATTGTTACTGATCTGAATACGTCTTCCAATACTATTTACATTAATGCAGGACCTTTTCTTGTAATAAAGCATTTATATACCGTTATAGGCCTATTGCTACTGATATGAATACTTCGACCAATATCTAtattaatgcaggacttttacttgtaataagGTATTTATATATCATTACAGGCTCATTGCTGCAGATATGAATACTTCTACCAATATCTAtattaatgcaggacttttacttgtaataagGTATTTATATACCGTTACAGGCCTATTGCTACAGATATGAATACTTCTACCAATATCTAcattaatgcaggacttttacttgtaataagGTATTTATATATCATTACAGGCTTATTGCTGCAGATATGAATACTTCTACCAATATCTAcattaatgcaggacttttacttgtactaAGGTATTTATATACCGTTACAGGCCTATTGCTGCAGATATGAATACTTCTACCAATATCTAtattaatgcaggacttttacttgtaataagGTATTTATATACCATTACAGGCCTATTGCTACTGATACGAATACTTCTTTCGCCACTATTGACATTAATGCAGAGCTTTATCTTGCAATGCAATATTATGACATTGCAGTATTTAGATTAtcagaatatttattttatcaccgCACAAACCCACCCGAGACttattttgtggctttttgtcCCAATACTGATGatcctttattttgaaggctgcAGCCGGACATCCGTGTTTACTCTGGCTGCTGGCTTTTCGTTGGTTGGATCTGCTGCACAACCTGTTTGTTGATCGCTCTATGTGGCTTATTAACACCCCGAGTTTATTATAAGCCGGGTTGATTTCTCAGGGGGCTCTAAGTTGCCGTCGCCAAGCGGAGATAGCTATCTGTCTGACAGCAGGCACAACAACACAACGAGTATGTCCTAAGCTTTTATTTGGCGACGGAATTAAACTGAAGAAGAGGCTTTTCAAATGTAGCTTGTTAGCTAGCTGCGTCGCGTACAGTGTACACACAGCCTTTTTGTTCTGCTCTTCAACAGCCTCTGCATGTCAAATTATCACAAGTGTTAACAACAGATAGGGCGCGAAAACGGCGGTTGTTGTGTTGAAAAACGTGTCAAGGATATTCCCTGGTTGTCAGTTCTCAGCCCCGGGGCTAACCCCCGGTCGCCGACCGACTTAATGGCCGGAAATCCGAGGAGGGGCGCCGGTCTCATCGGCTTGATGAAGGACGCCTTTCAGCCCCACCAGCAGCCTCTCCAGCCTCACCAACCTGCAGTGGTCGATAAGAAAATGGTGGAGAAATGCTGGAAACTCATGGATAAGGTATTGGCAGTGTTATTAAGAGTTAAAGAAACCgttataaatacaaaacatggaACTGAAAACGAGTCACTTGACTTCTGTCAGTTATCAGTAGTTTTACATCAGAAAAACATTCAGTCTTACTTCCCTGTTTTTCATTATACTTATGGGTAAAAACTGTCCTCTTATTGCACCTGAACCTTAACATATACAGGCACATATTTACCCACAGGCCTgggcgatatggagaaaataaaatgtttgatatttttgaccaaataccgcGATATTGATATTGCAACGATATTGTAGAGTTGAATATTAgtgcttttacaaaaatatttacacagtgagatttttgataaaaaaaaatatcattagtaatgtggatataatgattaAATGGGTAAAGGCGAATAATAGATACGCTATAACAATTTGGTAAGTTCAGAAATTTACATCACTTTATTGTAAAGTAGTGGTGGGAAGAAAATGATATCAgcgtattgcaatattttatgtgGGAGTATTTTATCCATACATGGATGccacatttagattttttatttaatgaattaatagaatataaaatacaaattaaacatttgggATCCTACTATAATACCATAATCAGTTGCTTATTTAGTTCTTTGAATATGCTTTGCtgcaaaataaatgactgaagtgagattaaaagacagaaaatttaATCTTGAtagataaaaaaagatgttgactaaagtattttttaatttgttgtcaAAAAAGGTAGTATATTGCTATGTGATTGCAAAAcgtttaaaattgcaataatattgtatcgcCAACcaagtatcgtgataatatcatatcatggGGCCcttggtgattcccacccctactGTAATTTAATGCAGCATTCAAAACCAGAAGAAGACAAAACATTTGATATAACGATAATCTAAGATAATTTATAGTGTCACATAAGGCTGCAACTATATGAGATTTTTACAGTATAATAACCACATCAGAAAAAAGTTATAACAGTAAGTTATTACACAGTTACTATTATCATTGTCAGTGAAGGCAAACAgaagtttggggttttttttggttgatcAAATGCCTTATCATAATTGAAacataattcagttttttacaATGAAAGTATGTGTAAAGTCTGACAGGCACtagaggagaaaaggaaatgTGCACATGCAGGTTAGATTTGCCATCcagttgcctttttcccccctaaTATGTTAGCTAAGTAAATGTACACAGCGTGATAACCGTCAGTTGTCATGCCACGGCACACCTTAAAATTGATATATCGCTTATATATAACATCACTAAATTAGCAATATATTGCTTAGCCCTATTTACCACTGTCAAACAGATGTTCTCATATTTAATAAACAGTGTATTAGATTTACTCTCGGAGATCCATATATAGAAAGGTATTTTGGCAATGAGTTATGGAGCTGTCTGCAGTGTCTGCATGAGAAAATTGAACCCTCAAAATTGGAGTACAATATTGTCCCTGATGCATTACCTAATTTGGATAATTTTAGCGAATTAGGTCAGTGACTGTAGTCTTTTTGATGACTTTGTGGAAACACCTCAAGGGCCAATGGGGGTCTGTGGGAGGACACCCAGCTAATGTTTGGTATTAGATTAAaagaggtgtgtttgtgtgtgtgtgctgtgtggaCAAAAGGTTTAGTTTAGTATATTCATTGCCGAATGTCACTCCTGTTTATCTTTTCCACAATCTTAACTGAGCCAgacaggagaagaggagagtGGAGGGATGAGGAGACAAGAGTTCACAAGAGATTAATTCAGGGGAGCTGGAGTAAGAGGAGAGACGGATATCAGATAAGACAGAGTACAATACACTATTTGCATGCCTGTTGTGCAGTGTACTGTGCAAAGAGGTGGCTGCGCTGCCTCATTTACATCTACAGTATGATGTCTTCATGTCACATGGAATTGACTGATCCTTTTTGCAGTCGGaggttttaaaactttttttcacgCAGCTCATATGCTTCCACTTAGGACTGGCTAATAATACAGTAATACTGTAATGTTTATTGCCTTGCATTGGAATGTTATTATGACAATAttgtaataatgaaataaaattgagtTATTGGAGGTTTTTTGCCTCTTGGAATTTGTAACAAAGGAGCAGTTTTTTGTATCAAACATCAGTTTgattagtttgtgttttttaaattttcaaacttttgcaCATTGATTGCAGAACAACTCTTATCAGCTTCAACCACATCTATCAACTCTGTTCCCTCAGCCCTGAGAGTAAACAGTGCACTTGTTTTAAACTGTCATATTGTCAAgcaatgcaaacatttacacacagtcTGTTACTCTCACAGGTTAACATCAACTGTATATGACTTTTCAAAATGAGCTAAAGGTCCAGTGGGTAGGATTCAGGAGCAACCCTTTGCAGATATCAATTTACTGTGTTTATATTAGtttgtaatcacctgaaaaaaaggagacattTATATGTACAAATGGAGCAGGTCCCACACAGGTCCCTCACTCCAGAGTGTGTCATGTtattctacagtagcccagaacagactaATCAGACActggccattcacatttttgcgcTGGCCAATGTAATTCTCCTGCACGCTTGGCACACGGgtgaagtttcagttctgctacctcactgctagatgcaactaaatcttacacagtagagctttaaaacaagaaataaccaCCTCTCCTTTTGCCTCTAAACATGATTTTTGAGTGTGAAGTCAGTATTTGCACTCTTCAACTGAACTAAACATTATAAACATCAAAGCTCGTGGTTAACAGTAGGGTTGAGTAACACCCACGATATGATAAtattacaatacaatataattgCAGTTTCAAATGTGTTGTGATAACatgtattgtgatttattaccttttttcaactgtaaattatgtccccaaaggaaaactttgatgttttttttctcatttttatagcaacaaaatgcatcaagTGGACTTGAAAAgcaataattatattattcttGTAGGCTAGTAAAAGTTTGACgtctattttaatattaataacttacataataaaaaaaaacatacttggCATCTGTGTGATGATATGATGTTGCCACAAATATTGCAAAACTatgatgtattgattttttcacCATCCCTAATTTAAAGGCCAATTCATAGTTTACCTGTCATTGTGTCCACGAGGATTCGTTTTTGAATGTGCGACGTTAATATTGTCATTCATCCAAGTCTACAAGGGTCTGCATGGATCCTAAATGCGGATGTCAGCATGCAGCCCATTTTTGTGACTAAACAAACTGTATGCATAGAAAGAGCAGCAATATCAAATgtacaaattacaaaacataatCTCTTGTGTCATACTCCAGTCCAAAAAGCTGCAGTCAAGTttgaagttattattattcacatATACTCCTGACCCAGCAGTGTCTTCTTAGTTTACGTTCCACCTGATGTTGACGTTAAGCTGCCCTCCGCCAAGCTGCAGGGGGCTGATGCAGACCATCAATTTTACTATGAAAGGAACAccatgtgtgttgtgtgacaGCAGCTGTCCCCAGATGTTCAATGCGGAAAGTGCCTCCAAGCCTCAAGTAGTTGATGTGAAGTTTGGCAGAGCTTTGATTTATCCAGCTCAGGGTGCTGAAGCCTCATTAACTCAAGATAATTGGACATATTAGGACAGGATCTCATAATAGCCAGTATGGACAGCAGAGATGATTCAagcaagaaaaaacagtttcagtgcACACATGGGCACCTGAGAGTCTTAAAAGATTCTGAACTTCTCCTTTAACACAGTCtctgagcgtgtgtgttttctctccagGTGGTGCGTTTATGTCAAAACCCCAAGGTGGCGTTGAAGAACAGTCCACCCTACATCCTAGACCTGCTGCCGGACACCTACCAGCACCTACGCACCGTTCTTTCCCGATACGAGGGCAAGATGGAGATCCTTGGGGAGAACGAGTATTTTCGCGTGGTCATGGAGAATCTGACCAACAAGACGAAGCAGACCATGAGCCTTTTTAAGGAGGCCAAGGAGAGGATGTACGAGGAGAACTCGCAGCCCAGGTAAGCTGACATCCTGAAGAAATGACCTTCATTCTCTGTGTGGGAAATtggcaggaggaaaaaaaaagagttgtgaAACAGGGGAAGTGTTTGGGTAGCTGACAGATGTTACAAAGATCAGGCTTATGGTTGTTTAAGTTGGCGCCGTATCCATGAAATGAGCCCTGAAGATCATGATTGTAAGAAACTGCCTAAttggcagagctgctgctgactgaaGCTACATCTGTGTTATGAGTCTCAAAGTTAATTCATTACGGATTATGTGGCTTTACAGAACAGAACTGTGCTTATTATTGGTTGATTTAGAGAAGGTGGTCTCATCTAAATGCTAATGCCTTTGTACATATTCAGTCAGTATTCAATACAGTCCAGTATTTACAAGGATTATATGACTTTTTACAAGCTAGCTAAAACTGAAATTGTAAATGGAGCAATTCAAAGTGAATCTGtctgttactgttttatttagtttagttaGATTGTTTTTCaactcaaatacacacatacacacaaaaaaaatcacatttttcaagcctggaa
This genomic window from Plectropomus leopardus isolate mb chromosome 13, YSFRI_Pleo_2.0, whole genome shotgun sequence contains:
- the alkbh4 gene encoding alpha-ketoglutarate-dependent dioxygenase alkB homolog 4; amino-acid sequence: MMAPDSSGGVASCACKGIRRCLRCEQAKGKAQLEANQPQVVHHFLYDPETRLAVPKDAEAASFPFPGVFLWENFISEEEEKQLISTMDQDVWNESQSGRRKQDFGPKVNFKKRKVRVGGFNGLPALSQKLVLRMQQEPSLAGFQPVEQCNLDYHPQRGSAIDPHLDDSWLWGERLVTINMLSNTTLTMSLERGLPELGLAEEVQVAVRLPRRSLVVLFGEARHRWKHAIHRHDVQERRVCSTYRELSAEFLPAGQQAELGAQLLSISLSFKGTPI